The Candidatus Rokuibacteriota bacterium genome includes a window with the following:
- a CDS encoding zf-HC2 domain-containing protein has protein sequence MTCHDAREHFSALLDEALAGQERAAVDRHLEGCAECRQELGRFQRTVALIHGLAPARAPVGFVDRVLAAARPTSWHERVGRRLLGPWRQRVPLGAAALLLVAGAAVYVFQKTPELQQAARPEAPVAPPPVAPSPAVPPKTAPVTPEAAPAQARPVPAPPAARSKVAERARDKVGAVTAPPRSDEESRVGKKGESQEGAAPRAEQPATSGAAAEPEAAPKEQKDASRQSPAATVPAAIQGAPEIMGRLAVADRAEAMRALTELAARVGASEASRPAEGDESFIELWLPREAYPALVEGLGRIGRWTVEREPTPLPARLRIGIRLTG, from the coding sequence ATGACCTGCCACGACGCGCGCGAGCACTTCTCGGCGCTCCTGGACGAGGCCCTCGCAGGCCAGGAGCGGGCCGCCGTGGACCGTCACCTGGAAGGTTGCGCGGAGTGCCGCCAAGAGCTCGGGCGCTTCCAGCGCACCGTGGCTCTGATCCATGGGCTGGCGCCGGCGCGTGCCCCCGTCGGCTTCGTGGACCGAGTGCTCGCGGCGGCGCGACCGACCTCGTGGCACGAGCGCGTTGGCCGGCGTCTGCTCGGGCCCTGGCGCCAGAGGGTCCCGCTGGGGGCCGCGGCCCTCCTGCTTGTCGCCGGCGCGGCTGTCTACGTCTTTCAGAAGACGCCCGAGCTCCAGCAGGCGGCTCGCCCGGAAGCCCCAGTGGCGCCGCCTCCTGTCGCGCCCTCGCCGGCCGTACCCCCGAAAACGGCCCCGGTCACGCCCGAGGCGGCTCCGGCTCAAGCCCGGCCGGTTCCGGCGCCTCCCGCCGCAAGGAGCAAGGTCGCGGAACGAGCGCGGGACAAGGTAGGGGCCGTCACGGCTCCGCCCCGAAGTGATGAGGAGAGCCGGGTCGGCAAGAAGGGCGAGAGCCAGGAGGGAGCGGCCCCGCGCGCGGAGCAGCCGGCCACCTCCGGCGCCGCCGCGGAACCCGAGGCCGCGCCAAAGGAGCAGAAGGATGCGTCCCGGCAGAGTCCGGCGGCCACGGTGCCGGCAGCGATCCAGGGGGCCCCGGAGATCATGGGCCGGCTGGCGGTGGCCGACCGCGCCGAGGCCATGCGAGCCCTGACCGAGCTGGCCGCCAGGGTGGGGGCCAGCGAGGCCTCCCGGCCCGCGGAGGGTGACGAGAGTTTCATCGAGCTCTGGCTGCCCCGCGAGGCTTATCCCGCGCTGGTCGAGGGCCTGGGGCGCATCGGCCGGTGGACGGTCGAGCGCGAGCCCACCCCGCTCCCCGCCCGGCTCCGCATCGGCATCCGGCTCACCGGCTGA
- a CDS encoding MFS transporter: MSRGPWLAAVCASELGTLLVFSNFTALLPLLKLEWRLSDTQAGTITGFYQVGYIAAVAILATLTDYMPPRRIYLLSALWAGLTSVAFAFWAEGFVSALALRGLVGLGLAGTYMPGMRLVAERFASGRRGFAMGCYIGAFTIGTSVSLLVTAWAYAHWGWRWAFAVTGMGPLAGGIIAWFVLPRGMAVVPKPASAEGQPRAGLGPVLRNHSAVRLIAAYGGHTWELMGMRGWIVPFFTASLVAKGADLAEATRTAALAGSAVLAVGALPHPFSGLLSDRLGRARPISAFMLLSAACSLTMGWALSWSWGALVALGLLYGILVTAESAIISTGVADHAEPVYLGRTMALQSTVGFSLGALGPVAFGVALDWAPRFGASADGAWIWGFGLLGAGALLGPIAVGFRDLSRTPRRI; the protein is encoded by the coding sequence GTGAGCCGCGGCCCGTGGCTCGCCGCCGTTTGCGCCTCCGAGCTCGGCACGCTCCTCGTCTTCTCGAACTTCACCGCGCTGCTGCCGCTCCTCAAGCTGGAATGGCGCCTCTCCGACACCCAGGCTGGGACCATCACGGGCTTCTACCAGGTCGGCTACATCGCGGCCGTGGCGATCCTGGCCACGCTCACGGATTACATGCCGCCGCGGCGGATCTACCTCCTGAGCGCGCTCTGGGCCGGCCTCACGAGCGTGGCCTTCGCCTTCTGGGCTGAGGGCTTCGTGTCGGCCCTGGCGCTGCGCGGGCTGGTGGGGCTCGGGCTGGCCGGCACCTATATGCCGGGCATGCGGCTGGTGGCCGAGCGCTTCGCCTCGGGCCGCCGCGGCTTCGCCATGGGCTGCTACATCGGCGCCTTCACCATCGGCACCTCCGTCTCGCTCCTCGTCACGGCCTGGGCGTATGCGCACTGGGGGTGGCGCTGGGCCTTCGCCGTCACCGGCATGGGACCGCTGGCCGGGGGGATCATCGCCTGGTTCGTGTTGCCCCGGGGCATGGCCGTGGTGCCGAAGCCCGCCTCAGCCGAGGGCCAGCCGCGAGCCGGACTGGGGCCTGTGCTGAGGAATCACTCGGCCGTCCGGCTCATCGCGGCCTATGGCGGCCACACCTGGGAGCTCATGGGCATGCGCGGCTGGATCGTGCCCTTCTTCACCGCGAGTCTCGTGGCCAAGGGGGCCGATCTCGCCGAGGCCACGCGCACGGCGGCCCTGGCGGGCTCGGCGGTGCTGGCGGTGGGGGCGCTGCCCCATCCCTTCTCCGGGCTCCTGTCGGACCGCCTGGGACGCGCCAGGCCCATCAGCGCCTTCATGCTGCTCTCGGCGGCCTGCTCGCTCACCATGGGCTGGGCGCTCTCCTGGTCGTGGGGAGCGCTCGTGGCGCTGGGGCTGCTCTACGGCATCCTCGTCACCGCCGAGTCCGCCATCATCTCCACCGGAGTGGCCGATCACGCCGAGCCCGTGTACCTCGGGCGCACCATGGCGCTGCAATCCACGGTGGGCTTCAGCCTCGGCGCGCTGGGGCCCGTGGCCTTCGGGGTGGCGCTGGACTGGGCGCCGCGGTTCGGCGCCTCGGCTGACGGCGCATGGATCTGGGGCTTCGGTCTCCTGGGCGCTGGCGCCCTCCTGGGCCCCATCGCAGTGGGCTTCAGGGATCTCTCCCGCACTCCCCGGCGGATCTGA
- a CDS encoding sigma-70 family RNA polymerase sigma factor yields the protein MVARLRAGEAEAFEDLVKRYQHRVFGVALRMLGSQAEAEEIAQEVFLRVHQSIAGFRGDSKLSTWLYAIASRLCLNRLATAERRMGRRGEEALGRLSATGAGPAGDLERSEVEAALSRAIAELPEDRRIVVVLRDLEGLSYEEIAQALALELGTVRSRLHRARMDLKEKLERFFP from the coding sequence ATGGTGGCGCGACTCCGCGCCGGTGAGGCGGAGGCCTTCGAGGATCTGGTGAAGCGCTACCAGCACAGGGTATTCGGCGTGGCGCTCCGGATGCTCGGCAGCCAAGCCGAGGCCGAGGAGATCGCCCAGGAGGTGTTCCTACGGGTGCACCAGAGCATCGCTGGCTTCCGGGGAGACTCGAAGCTCTCGACCTGGCTCTATGCCATCGCCTCTCGCCTCTGTCTGAACCGTCTGGCCACGGCCGAGCGGCGGATGGGCCGTCGCGGGGAGGAGGCGCTTGGCCGCCTCAGCGCGACGGGCGCAGGGCCGGCTGGGGACCTTGAGCGCAGCGAGGTCGAGGCCGCGCTGTCACGGGCCATCGCCGAGCTGCCGGAGGACCGGCGCATCGTGGTGGTGCTGCGCGATCTGGAAGGGCTCTCGTACGAGGAGATCGCCCAGGCGCTCGCGCTCGAGCTGGGCACGGTTCGGTCGCGGCTGCACCGGGCGCGGATGGACCTCAAGGAGAAGCTGGAGCGCTTCTTTCCATGA
- a CDS encoding replication-associated recombination protein A: MRPRGLDEVVGQDHLLGPGKVLRRALEEGSLHSMILWGPPGTGKTTLALLTAEVAGARFATFSAVLSGVKEIRQVTAEAEIERQRAGRRTILFVDEIHRFNRAQQDAFLPHVEKGSLVLVGATTENPSFEVNAALLSRCRVYVLHPLGEDVVVGLLERALGDADRGLGKSAVVADPAALRLVARLANGDARSALNILELAVALESARPAGTSCGRITEAAIQEAAQRKALLYDKSGEEHYNLISALHKSLRDSDPDGALYWLGRMLDSGEDPLYVARRLVRFASEDVGNADPQALRVTLDAREAYHFLGTPEGELALAQAACYLALAPKSNAIYVAYNQVKDDIRDRPSEPVPLHLRNAPTGLMANLGYGQGYQYAHDAPDAQVDQEHLPEALRGHIYYRPTERGLEKELAARLRQWREQRARGRR, translated from the coding sequence ATGCGCCCACGTGGGCTCGACGAGGTGGTGGGACAAGACCATCTCCTGGGCCCCGGAAAGGTCCTGCGCCGCGCGCTCGAGGAGGGCTCGCTGCACTCCATGATCCTCTGGGGCCCGCCGGGCACCGGCAAGACGACGCTCGCGCTGCTCACGGCCGAGGTGGCGGGCGCGCGTTTCGCCACCTTCTCGGCGGTGCTCTCCGGCGTCAAGGAGATCCGCCAGGTGACCGCCGAGGCCGAGATCGAGCGCCAGCGCGCGGGGCGGCGCACCATCCTCTTCGTGGACGAGATCCACCGCTTCAACCGGGCCCAGCAGGACGCTTTCCTCCCCCACGTGGAGAAGGGCAGCCTCGTGCTCGTGGGCGCCACCACGGAGAACCCGTCCTTCGAGGTGAACGCCGCCCTGCTCTCCCGCTGCCGCGTCTACGTCCTTCATCCCCTCGGCGAGGACGTGGTGGTGGGCCTCCTCGAGCGCGCCCTCGGCGACGCCGACCGCGGCCTGGGGAAGAGCGCCGTCGTGGCCGACCCCGCCGCCCTCCGGCTTGTCGCCCGGCTCGCCAATGGCGACGCCAGGAGCGCGCTCAACATCCTCGAGCTGGCGGTGGCGCTGGAATCGGCCCGGCCGGCCGGCACATCCTGCGGGCGGATCACCGAGGCCGCCATCCAGGAAGCCGCCCAGCGGAAGGCGCTCCTTTACGACAAGTCGGGCGAGGAGCACTACAACCTCATCTCCGCCCTGCACAAGTCCCTGCGCGACTCGGATCCGGACGGCGCGCTGTACTGGCTCGGGCGCATGCTGGACTCGGGCGAGGATCCCCTCTACGTCGCCCGGCGGCTCGTGCGTTTCGCCTCGGAGGACGTGGGCAATGCCGACCCCCAGGCGCTCCGGGTCACGCTCGACGCCAGGGAGGCCTATCACTTCCTCGGGACCCCCGAGGGGGAGCTGGCGCTGGCGCAGGCGGCTTGCTATCTGGCGCTGGCGCCCAAGTCCAACGCCATCTACGTCGCCTACAACCAGGTCAAGGACGACATCCGTGACAGGCCGTCGGAGCCTGTGCCGCTGCATCTCCGCAACGCGCCCACGGGGCTGATGGCCAATCTCGGCTACGGCCAGGGCTACCAGTACGCCCACGACGCCCCCGACGCGCAGGTGGACCAGGAGCACCTGCCCGAGGCGCTCCGCGGGCATATCTACTACCGCCCGACGGAGCGCGGCCTCGAGAAGGAGCTGGCGGCGCGGCTCCGCCAGTGGAGGGAGCAGCGGGCGCGGGGCCGCCGGTGA
- a CDS encoding GntR family transcriptional regulator — protein sequence MVREPAQITPPPSLRVNRQSAVSVHAQLTTQIRHLIETGGLRSGMQLPTVRQLAGFLRINRNTAARALADLHRDGYLESRPGRGTFVVERSPSREGRAALSLERLVAEMLARARQLGFTQDEVLATVAARGPGDRGRPGTPVRARALLVECNWEELNRYRDEIEAALPLSVDRILVDELPDRLTQETGDLGGYRIVVTTFFHVHEVKHMVGPDGPPVVALLSEANISALLRLTELPEGTTVGLVCNTATGSQNLLRSLQAAGLSHLTPVLASVDDPWSIDRMLARTRTVVCSEQGATRMAGRLPPDVEVIVSYRALDRGGLEMLRDLLTRLPADPA from the coding sequence ATGGTTCGTGAGCCCGCGCAGATCACACCGCCCCCGAGCCTCCGGGTCAACCGCCAGAGCGCGGTATCGGTGCATGCGCAGCTCACGACCCAGATCCGCCATCTGATCGAGACCGGCGGGCTCAGGTCCGGCATGCAGCTGCCGACGGTGCGCCAGCTCGCCGGCTTCCTCAGGATCAACCGGAACACCGCGGCCCGGGCGCTCGCCGACCTGCACAGGGACGGCTATCTCGAGAGCCGCCCGGGCCGCGGCACCTTCGTGGTGGAGCGCTCACCGTCACGGGAGGGGCGGGCCGCGCTCTCGCTCGAGCGCCTGGTCGCCGAGATGCTCGCGCGCGCGCGCCAGCTCGGCTTCACCCAGGACGAGGTGCTCGCCACCGTGGCCGCCCGGGGCCCCGGTGACAGGGGCCGCCCGGGCACGCCCGTCAGGGCGCGTGCGCTCCTCGTCGAGTGCAACTGGGAGGAGCTCAATCGCTACCGCGATGAGATCGAGGCCGCGCTGCCGCTCAGCGTGGACCGGATCCTCGTGGACGAGCTGCCGGACCGACTGACCCAGGAGACCGGCGACCTCGGGGGCTACCGGATCGTGGTCACGACCTTCTTCCACGTCCACGAGGTCAAGCACATGGTGGGGCCGGACGGGCCGCCGGTGGTGGCGCTGCTCTCCGAAGCCAATATCTCGGCCCTGCTGCGACTCACCGAGCTGCCGGAGGGCACCACCGTCGGGCTCGTCTGCAACACGGCCACCGGCAGTCAGAATCTGCTCCGCTCCCTCCAGGCAGCCGGCCTGTCGCACCTGACACCCGTGCTCGCCTCCGTGGACGATCCCTGGTCAATCGACCGCATGCTCGCCCGGACGCGCACGGTGGTGTGCTCGGAGCAGGGCGCGACCCGGATGGCCGGCAGGCTGCCCCCTGACGTGGAGGTGATCGTCTCGTACCGCGCGCTCGACCGCGGCGGCCTCGAGATGCTGCGCGACCTCCTGACGCGGCTCCCCGCAGACCCGGCGTAA
- the murG gene encoding undecaprenyldiphospho-muramoylpentapeptide beta-N-acetylglucosaminyltransferase — protein sequence MRIVIAGGGTGGHTSAGLAVAAALGRHGITDVQWIGSRHGIEARRVPEAGLAYHTIATGKLRRYWDWRNVTDLGLRVPTGFLQSRRLLRRLAPNLLFATGGFVALPPALAARSLGVPVIVHEQTAVPGLANRIAGRFARRIALTFPLTGEEFPRERIVLTGNPIRPELLGGSREEGCRLFGLTAARPVVYVTGGSQGSHRINRTVGATLGPLLEIGQIIHQAGANLETGDLEWLEEQARQLPERLGRRYALRPHVGAELRHIYAAADLVVGRSGAGTVTECCHLGRPALYIPLPGTRGDEQTANARLAEAARAAVLLPQVSLTPERLLEAITALLSTPAELRAMGERARSLAVPDAADRIARLILEAVGP from the coding sequence ATGAGGATAGTCATTGCCGGAGGCGGGACGGGTGGACACACGAGCGCGGGGCTCGCCGTGGCGGCCGCGCTCGGCCGCCACGGCATCACCGACGTGCAATGGATCGGCAGCCGGCACGGCATCGAGGCCCGGCGCGTGCCCGAGGCGGGGCTGGCGTATCACACCATCGCCACCGGCAAGCTGCGCCGCTACTGGGACTGGCGCAACGTCACCGACCTTGGCCTGCGCGTCCCGACGGGCTTCCTCCAGTCGCGGCGGCTGCTCCGGCGCCTCGCCCCGAACCTGCTCTTCGCCACCGGCGGGTTCGTGGCACTGCCGCCGGCCCTGGCCGCGCGCTCGCTGGGCGTCCCCGTGATCGTCCACGAGCAGACGGCGGTGCCGGGGCTTGCCAACCGGATCGCGGGCCGCTTCGCCCGTCGCATCGCGCTCACCTTTCCGCTGACGGGCGAGGAGTTCCCCCGGGAGCGGATCGTGCTCACCGGCAACCCGATCCGGCCTGAGCTCCTCGGGGGCTCCCGGGAGGAGGGGTGCCGGCTCTTCGGCCTGACCGCGGCCAGGCCGGTGGTGTATGTGACCGGTGGATCGCAGGGCTCGCACAGGATCAACCGCACCGTCGGGGCCACCCTGGGTCCGCTGCTGGAGATCGGCCAGATCATCCACCAGGCCGGCGCCAACCTGGAGACGGGCGACCTCGAGTGGCTCGAGGAGCAAGCCCGGCAGCTGCCCGAGCGGCTCGGCCGCCGCTACGCCCTCAGGCCCCATGTCGGCGCCGAGCTTCGGCACATCTACGCCGCCGCCGACCTCGTGGTGGGCCGGAGCGGGGCCGGCACGGTCACCGAGTGCTGCCACCTCGGGCGGCCGGCCCTCTACATCCCGCTACCGGGCACGCGCGGCGACGAGCAAACGGCCAATGCGCGCCTGGCCGAGGCCGCGAGGGCAGCCGTCCTGCTCCCCCAGGTCTCGCTGACCCCGGAGCGGCTGCTGGAGGCGATCACGGCGCTCCTGTCGACCCCTGCCGAGCTGCGCGCCATGGGTGAGCGGGCCCGGAGCCTGGCGGTGCCGGATGCCGCGGACCGCATCGCGCGGCTCATCCTCGAGGCCGTCGGCCCCTGA
- a CDS encoding TSUP family transporter — protein sequence MDYVVICGAALIVAALTLFSGFGLGTLLMPVFALFFPVQVAVAATACVHLANNIFKVFLVGRHADFAVVARFGLPAALAAVGGALLLERLAGAEPLARYSLGQGTHVVTPVKLLVAALIVAFAALELMPRFATFAFDRKLIPLGGALSGFFGGLSGHQGALRTAFLIRAGLAKEAFIGTMVLSAVVVDVSRLIVYGRAGLAGSLGAVAGSGASVWGLVAAGSLAAFAGSLIGARLVKSVTMHTIQGLVGALLLLLGIALGTGLV from the coding sequence GTGGACTACGTGGTGATCTGCGGGGCAGCGCTGATCGTGGCCGCCCTGACACTGTTCTCCGGCTTCGGCCTGGGGACCCTCCTGATGCCCGTGTTCGCCCTGTTCTTTCCCGTCCAGGTGGCCGTCGCGGCGACGGCATGCGTCCACCTGGCCAACAACATCTTCAAGGTGTTCCTGGTGGGCCGGCATGCCGACTTCGCGGTCGTCGCGAGATTCGGCCTCCCGGCCGCCCTGGCCGCCGTGGGCGGGGCGCTGCTCCTGGAGCGCCTCGCGGGCGCCGAGCCGCTCGCGCGGTACAGCCTCGGCCAGGGCACCCACGTCGTGACACCGGTGAAGCTCCTGGTCGCCGCGCTGATCGTCGCCTTCGCCGCGCTGGAGCTGATGCCACGCTTCGCCACGTTCGCCTTCGACAGGAAGCTCATCCCGCTGGGCGGAGCGCTGTCGGGTTTCTTCGGCGGCCTGTCCGGTCACCAGGGCGCCCTGCGCACCGCCTTCTTGATCCGCGCGGGTCTCGCGAAGGAGGCCTTCATCGGCACGATGGTCCTGTCGGCCGTCGTGGTCGACGTCTCCCGCCTCATCGTCTACGGGCGCGCCGGCCTGGCCGGCTCCCTCGGGGCCGTCGCCGGGAGCGGCGCCAGCGTCTGGGGCCTCGTGGCGGCCGGGTCGCTGGCCGCCTTCGCGGGCTCGCTCATCGGCGCGCGCCTGGTGAAGAGCGTCACCATGCACACCATCCAGGGGCTTGTCGGGGCGCTCCTGCTGCTGCTGGGGATCGCGCTGGGGACGGGGCTCGTCTGA
- the chrA gene encoding chromate efflux transporter: MSGQDAAPGAEAQAGPAWRRHASHVPEVLGIAARLGLTSFGGPIAHLGYFREEYVVRRRWLDEATYADLVALCQFLPGPASSQVGIAIGVSRAGLVGGLAAWLGFTLPSAIALVAFAYGMRGLGVADAGWLHGLKVVAVAVVALAVWGMARALAPDRGRATIALLSAIGAVLWPTGIGQVTIIGVAALVGLRLLPGTGPPASAQAPPPVSRRLGTSALVLFFGLLVALPIARQLVPSHALAVFESFFRAGSLVFGGGHVVLPLLQAEVVPPGWVAGEQFVAGYGAAQAVPGPLFTFAAYLGAVMAPAPSGVAGAALALAAVFLPSFLLIIGALPFWDDLRGRSGFQAALRGINAAVVGLLLAALYQPVWTSAIRAPADVALALAAFGMLAFWKAPAWLVVLLTAAGGAGASLIPR; encoded by the coding sequence GTGAGCGGGCAGGACGCGGCGCCGGGCGCGGAAGCGCAGGCCGGCCCCGCGTGGCGGCGACACGCCTCCCATGTCCCGGAGGTGCTGGGCATCGCGGCGCGCCTGGGGCTGACCTCGTTCGGCGGCCCGATCGCGCACCTCGGCTATTTCCGCGAGGAGTACGTGGTCCGGCGCCGGTGGCTCGATGAGGCGACATACGCTGATCTGGTGGCGCTCTGCCAGTTCCTCCCCGGCCCGGCCAGCAGCCAGGTCGGCATCGCCATCGGCGTGTCGCGGGCGGGCCTGGTGGGCGGCCTGGCGGCCTGGCTCGGCTTCACGTTGCCCTCGGCCATCGCGCTGGTGGCCTTCGCCTACGGCATGCGCGGGCTCGGGGTGGCTGATGCCGGCTGGCTGCACGGACTCAAGGTGGTCGCTGTCGCCGTCGTGGCCCTGGCGGTCTGGGGAATGGCGCGAGCGCTCGCGCCGGACCGCGGGCGGGCCACCATCGCGCTCCTGTCCGCCATCGGGGCCGTCCTGTGGCCCACAGGCATCGGGCAGGTCACCATCATCGGGGTCGCGGCCCTCGTGGGGTTGCGGCTGCTGCCAGGCACCGGCCCCCCCGCCTCCGCGCAGGCGCCACCGCCTGTCAGCCGCCGGCTGGGCACCTCCGCGCTCGTGCTGTTCTTTGGCCTGCTGGTCGCGCTGCCGATCGCGCGCCAGCTCGTGCCGAGCCACGCGCTGGCGGTGTTCGAGAGCTTCTTCCGCGCCGGATCTCTGGTCTTCGGCGGGGGCCACGTGGTCCTCCCGCTCCTCCAGGCCGAGGTCGTCCCGCCCGGCTGGGTGGCGGGCGAGCAGTTCGTCGCTGGCTATGGCGCCGCCCAGGCCGTGCCCGGCCCCCTCTTCACTTTCGCCGCCTACCTCGGCGCGGTGATGGCACCAGCGCCCAGCGGGGTCGCGGGCGCCGCGCTGGCCCTGGCGGCGGTGTTCCTGCCCTCCTTCCTCCTGATCATCGGGGCGCTCCCCTTCTGGGATGACCTCCGCGGCCGATCGGGCTTCCAGGCGGCGCTCCGCGGCATCAATGCAGCCGTGGTCGGGCTCCTCTTGGCCGCCCTGTACCAGCCGGTATGGACGAGCGCGATCCGGGCCCCGGCCGATGTGGCCCTCGCCCTAGCAGCCTTCGGCATGCTGGCGTTCTGGAAAGCGCCGGCCTGGCTCGTCGTCCTGCTCACGGCAGCCGGCGGCGCGGGCGCCTCCCTGATCCCCCGCTAG
- a CDS encoding HAD-IA family hydrolase: MLAPAAVCVFDLDHTLVSSPLDLRAVGREMEALMRARGLAVPARELRWSAPELLTLVRREAPELEADVLAIPVAHERRAMQEASLEPFAVEAVAAMKAVGFATAVWTNNDRVAADFVLSRFGLGRHLDLIVTRDDVRHLKPDPDGLRVVRERWPGAKRIVMVGDSWVDGLAAQAGGVPFIAYRSDHAELARRGVAITASIASLLDLAAALA; encoded by the coding sequence GTGCTCGCTCCGGCTGCCGTCTGCGTCTTCGATCTCGACCACACCCTCGTCTCCTCGCCGCTGGACCTGCGCGCGGTGGGCCGGGAGATGGAGGCGCTGATGCGCGCCCGGGGCCTCGCCGTCCCGGCGCGCGAGCTGCGCTGGTCGGCGCCCGAGCTGCTGACGTTGGTCCGGCGCGAGGCGCCCGAGCTGGAGGCCGACGTGCTCGCCATCCCCGTCGCCCACGAGCGGCGCGCCATGCAGGAGGCGAGCCTCGAGCCTTTCGCGGTCGAGGCCGTGGCGGCCATGAAGGCTGTCGGCTTCGCCACGGCCGTCTGGACCAACAACGATCGCGTCGCGGCCGACTTTGTCCTGTCCCGCTTCGGCCTCGGCAGGCACCTCGACCTGATCGTCACGCGCGACGACGTGCGCCACCTCAAGCCCGATCCCGACGGCCTCCGCGTGGTGCGGGAGCGCTGGCCCGGGGCCAAGCGCATCGTCATGGTGGGCGACTCCTGGGTGGATGGGCTCGCCGCCCAGGCCGGCGGCGTGCCTTTCATCGCCTACCGGAGCGACCACGCCGAGCTGGCCCGCCGCGGTGTCGCCATCACCGCGTCCATCGCCTCCCTGCTGGATCTCGCCGCCGCGCTCGCTTGA
- a CDS encoding helix-turn-helix transcriptional regulator, with translation MFRDFFLGFVRIHVLHHAAEQPVFGLSLIEELRRHGYALSPGTLYPILHGLAEAGYLRLEARVVGGRVRKYYTSTARGQRALAAARRQVMELVGEVLGPPRQPSSPPLPSRPSSSGARGRRHKSGVARR, from the coding sequence ATGTTCCGTGACTTCTTCCTCGGCTTCGTCCGGATCCACGTCCTCCACCATGCGGCGGAGCAGCCCGTCTTCGGGCTCTCGCTGATCGAGGAGCTCCGGCGCCACGGGTACGCGCTGAGCCCGGGCACGCTCTACCCGATCCTCCACGGTCTGGCCGAGGCTGGATACCTCCGCCTGGAGGCGCGCGTGGTGGGCGGACGGGTCCGCAAGTACTACACGAGCACCGCCCGCGGCCAGCGGGCGCTGGCCGCCGCGCGCAGGCAAGTCATGGAGCTGGTGGGGGAGGTGCTCGGGCCGCCCCGCCAGCCCTCGTCTCCGCCGTTGCCCTCCCGGCCTTCGTCGAGCGGGGCGCGCGGACGGCGACACAAGAGCGGAGTCGCTCGCCGGTGA
- a CDS encoding D-alanine--D-alanine ligase — translation MGGSHRGRRLRVGVIFGGKSGEHEVSLAGAASVMAAMDRDRFEPVPIGITLAGGWLVGGDPLRALSEEAARRALTAGGQEAGVKRALAERATGAAEPRSLARVETSEALPPGLARELDVVWIMLHGPRGEDGTIQGLLELAGLPYVGAGVLASAVGMDKAAMKDMFRAHGLPVVEYAVVRRHELAADPGSVARALGQQIGFPCFVKPANLGSSVGISKVKALEVLPAALAAAARHDRRILVERAVSGREVEVAVLGNDRPEASLPGQVCYAGEWYDYETKYGAGQTTFQIPAPLSAETTARVRALAVQAFQAIDCAGMARVDFFVEDDDRALVNEINTIPGFTATSAYPRLWEASGLSYSALISRLIDLALERR, via the coding sequence ATGGGCGGAAGCCACCGCGGCAGGAGGCTTCGGGTCGGGGTCATCTTCGGCGGCAAGTCAGGGGAGCACGAGGTGTCCCTCGCGGGGGCCGCCTCGGTGATGGCGGCCATGGACCGCGACCGCTTCGAGCCCGTCCCCATCGGCATCACGCTGGCCGGAGGCTGGCTCGTGGGCGGCGACCCGCTCCGGGCGCTCTCCGAGGAGGCCGCGCGCCGGGCGCTCACCGCGGGCGGACAGGAGGCCGGCGTCAAGCGCGCGCTGGCCGAGCGAGCCACGGGAGCGGCCGAGCCCCGGTCGCTGGCGCGGGTCGAGACCAGCGAGGCCCTGCCCCCCGGGCTCGCCCGCGAGCTCGACGTGGTCTGGATCATGCTCCACGGGCCCCGCGGTGAGGACGGCACCATCCAGGGGCTCCTGGAGCTGGCGGGGCTGCCCTATGTGGGGGCTGGCGTGCTGGCCTCGGCCGTGGGCATGGACAAGGCCGCCATGAAGGACATGTTCAGGGCCCATGGGCTGCCGGTGGTCGAGTACGCGGTGGTGCGGCGCCACGAGTTGGCGGCCGATCCCGGCAGCGTGGCACGCGCCCTGGGACAGCAGATTGGCTTCCCCTGCTTCGTGAAACCCGCCAACCTGGGTTCGAGCGTCGGCATCAGCAAGGTCAAGGCGCTCGAGGTGCTCCCCGCGGCGCTGGCCGCGGCCGCCCGTCATGACCGCCGCATTCTCGTGGAGCGCGCCGTCTCCGGGCGCGAGGTGGAGGTCGCCGTCCTCGGCAACGACAGGCCCGAGGCCTCGCTCCCGGGCCAGGTCTGCTATGCCGGCGAATGGTACGACTACGAGACCAAGTACGGCGCCGGGCAGACGACCTTCCAGATCCCCGCCCCGCTGTCGGCGGAGACCACGGCGCGCGTGCGGGCGCTCGCCGTGCAGGCCTTCCAGGCCATCGACTGCGCCGGCATGGCGCGCGTGGACTTCTTCGTCGAGGACGACGACCGGGCGCTGGTGAACGAGATCAACACGATCCCCGGTTTCACCGCCACCTCCGCCTACCCGCGGCTCTGGGAGGCCTCGGGCCTCTCCTACTCCGCGCTCATCTCGCGGCTCATCGATCTGGCGCTCGAACGCCGCTGA